Below is a genomic region from Actinoallomurus bryophytorum.
AATGAGGGAGCGGGACGTTACACGCCGGGCGGCTCGCGGAAGGTGGTCAGCTCCAGGTCGATGAAGGCGGCGATCATCGCCCGGTACGTACGCTCGGTCACGTCCGGTGAGGCACCGGCCTCCGTGGCCAGGGCGCGCGCCTTGGCCACGACCTGCTCCACGCGGCCGGGAGCCCGTACGGCATCGGTGTCGGCCTTCAGCCGCCCGGCCCTGCGCACGAGGCCCTCGCGTTCGGCGAGCAGGGTCACGAGCCGCCGGTCGAGGCGGTCGATCTCGGCACGGATCTCGTCGAGGGGATTGTCGCTCATGAGTCGTCCTCTGGTCGGCTCCCGGGCTCACGGCCCGGCACGACCAGCCCAGACCGGCTACGGGAGCGGCGGTCTGGAAGCGTGAAACGACAGTCCGCCTAAGGGCGGCGCCACCATGATGCGGAGCGAGTCGTCACCCGCAGAACGTACCAGCCGGCGGCTCAGTGCGACTCGCGCCGTACCTCGCTCCCGCTGGAGCCCGTCAGGAAGTCCAGGTCGGCACCCTTGTCGGCCTGCAGCACGTGGTCGATGTAGAGGCGTTCCCAGCCACGGACCGGAGCGGCGTGGGCGGCGCCGGACGCGGGCTCGCGTGCCTCCAGCTCGCCCTCGGGCAGGTCGACGTCCAGGCGCCGCGCCGCCACGTCCAGGACGATCATGTCCCCGGTCCGTACCTTCCCGAGCGGGCCGCCGGCGGCCGACTCCGGGGCCGTGTGCAGGACGACCGTGCCGTACGCGGTGCCGCTCATGCGGGCGTCGCTGATCCGCACCATGTCGCGGACGCCCCTGGCGAGCAGCTTCGCCGGCAGCGGCATGTTGCCCACCTCCGGCATCCCCGGGTATCCCTTCGGCCCGCAGCCGCGGAGCACCAGCACGCTGTCCTCGTCGACGTCCAGGTCCGGGTCGTCCAGGGCCGCTCGCATGTCCTCGATGCTGTCGAAGACCACGGCGCGGCCGCGGTGGCGCAACAGCGACGGTGACGCGGCGGCGGGCTTGACGACCGCGCCGTCGGGGCAGAGGTTGCCGCGCAGGACGGCGATGCCCGCCTCCTCCTGCAGGGGCGAGGTACGGCGGCGGATGACGGTCTCGTCGTGGATCTCGGCCTCGGCCAGGCCCTCGCCGATGGGCCGCCCGGTCACCATCAGGGCCGAGCCGTCGAGCAGGTCGGCCACCTCGGCCAGCACCGCACGCAGGCCGCCGGCCCGGTGGAAGTCCTCCATCAGGTGCGCCCCGGCCGGTTGCAGGTCGACGAGCAGCGGCACCTTCGCGCCGGCGTGGTCGAAGTCGTCCAGGGTCAGCGGGATGCCCGCGCGCCCGGCGATCGCCAGCAGGTGGACGACCGCGTTGGTGGAGCCGCCGATCGCGGCCAGCGCCACGATCGCGTTCAGGAACGAGCCGCGCGACAGGACCGTGCTCGGACGCCGGTCCTCCGCGACCATCTCCATGATCGCGGTTCCGGCCTCGTGGGCGCGTTCGAGCAGGCGGCTGTCCGGCGCCGGGATGCCGGCCACGCCGGGCAGCGTCATGCCCAGCGCCTCGGCGACGCAGGCCATCGTCGAGGCGGTGCCCATCGTGTTGCAGTGGCCGCGGCTGCGGATCATCGAGGACTCGGCCTCCAGGAACCGGTCCTGCGACAGCGTGCCCGCGCGCACCTCCTCGCTGAGCCGCCACACGTCGGTGCCGCACCCCAGCGGCGTGCCGCGGAAGTGACCGGTCAGCATCGGGCCGCCCGGCACGACGAGCGCCGGCAGGTCGACCGAGGCGGCGGCCATCAGCAGCGCGGGGATCGTCTTGTCGCAGCCGCCGAGCAGCACCACGCCGTCCACCGGGTTGGCGCGGATCATCTCCTCGGCCGCCATCGCCGCCAGGTTGCGGAACAGCATCGCCGTCGGGCGCAGCTGCGTCTCGCCCAGCGAGGGCACCGGCAGCTCCAGCGGGATGCCGCCGGCCGCCCAGACGCCGGCCTTGACGCTCGCGGCGACCTCGCCGAGGTGGCTGTTGCAGGGCGACAGGTCCGAGGCGGTGTTGGCGATCGCGATGTGGGGCCGCCCGTCGAAGGCGTCCGAGGGGAGACCGCGCCGCATCCAGGCCCGGTGGATGAAGGCGTTCCGATCGGTGCCCGAATACCAGTCCTGACTGCGGGGTGTACCGGCCATGAGCCTGCCTCCTCGATCGCTGCGCCTTCTCCGCCCATACTGCGACCTGCGGCGCCACATTGCGACCGGGCGGTGATCAGGAGAGTGTGGGCCCATGACAGACCAGGAAGCGCTCAGTACCTCCTACCGCGACGTCGTGGCCGCCCTGCGCAACATCGGCGCCGAGGAGGAGTGGCTGCCGACCGGATGCGCGGGCTGGACGGTGCGTGACCTGCTCTTCCACCTGCGCGGCGACGCGCAACGGGCGCTGGTGGCGCTCGCCAGCCCGGCCGGTACGGCGCCCGACACCGACGCCGTGTCCTACTGGAGGCGCTGGCGGCCGGGTACGGACGCCGCGCGGGCGAGCCTGCGGATGGTACGGATCAGCGCGAGCGTCTATCCGGGTCTGCGCCCGATCCTGGACAGCTACGCCGAGACCGCCGAGGCGGTCGTGTACGCCGCGGTGCACACCGATCCCGAGCTTCCGGTACGTACCCAGGGCCGTGTGCTGCGCGCCGGCGACCTCGTACGGACCCTGGTGGTCGAGGCGGCGGTCCACCATCTCGACCTCGTCGTCGCGCTGGACCGGCCCCTGCCGTCGGCCGGGCCGCTGCGGGTGGTCAGGGAGACGCTCGACGGGCTGCTCGGTGAGCCGTTGCCGCTGTCCTGGGACGACGTGACCTACGCCCGCACCGGAACCGGCCGCGCCGGCGTGTCCGAGCAGGACCGGATCGCCCTGGGACCGCTGGCCGATCGCCTCCCGCTGTTCGGCTGAGAGTCACGACCGCACGTCGTCACGGTAACCGGACGCCTGGAGCTCGAAGAGCCCGGCGTAGATGCCGCCTGCGGCAAGGAGGTCGTCGTGGCCGCCCTGTTCGGCCACGACGCCGCCGGACAGCACCACGATCGCCTCGGCGTCCCGTACCGTGCTGAGCCGATGCGAGATCAGCAGGCTCGTACGGCCGGCGCGGTGCTCGCGGAGCCGTCGGTGCACCTCGGATTCGGCCTCGGCGTCGAGACCGGCGCTCGGCTCGTCGAGGATGAGCAGGTCGGTGTCGTCCCGCAGCAGGGCGCGGGCGATGGCGACCCGCTGCCACTGGCCACCGGACAGGATCACTCCGCTGCCGGGATCGTCGTACTCCGTGGACTCGAAGGCCCGCGACAACATCGTGTCGTAACCGCGCGGCAGCGCCTCCAGGGCCGGGTCGCACCCGGCGCGGCGGGCGGCGGCCACGATGCGCTCACGGTCGGCCATCGCGTCCAGGTTCCCCACGCCGATGTTGTCGGCGGCGCTGAGGTCGTAGGCCATGTAGTCCTGGAAGACGGTGCCGATGCGGCGGCGCAGGACGTCGACGGGCAGCTCCCGGATGTCGACGCCGTCCCACAGCACGGCGCCGCGGGTGGGGTCGTAGAAGCGGCAGAGCAGCTTCACCAGGGTGCTCTTGCCGGCGCCGTTCGGTCCGACCAGCGCGGTCGCGTGGCCGGCCGGAATGGTCATCGTGACACCGCGCAGGATCCACGGGAGGTCGTCGCCGTAGCGGAACCAGACGTCGCGCAGTTCGATGCCGGTCCGCAGCGGGCGCACCGGCCGGCCGGCTCCGCCGTCCGGCGGGCCGGGCAGGTCCGGGCCGGCGCCGACGACGTGCCGGTAGTGCCCGAACAGGATCATCGCCTCGTGCATCCGCCCGGTGCTGCTGATCACGATGGTCAGGCCGGTCTGCACCCCGGCGACCGCCGCGATGAAGACCGAGACGTCCCCGACGGTGAGCCGGCCGGCCCGCGCCGCGTTCACCGCCCACACCAGCCCGGCGCCCGCGACGAGCGCGCCGAGGAACGCGTACGTGCCCTGAACGGCGAGCTCACGGCGGCCCATCCGGCTGCGCTGGGCGTTGATGTGCGCCAGTTCGGTGAGCATGCGCGTGCCGAAGAGCCCGCCCAGCCCGTACAGGCGCACCTCCTTGGCCGCGCTCATGCTGGTCAGCAGCTGCGCGTAGAAGAACTCGCGGCGGGTGGAGGTACCGAGCCGCCAGATCGTGCGGGCCCGGTAGCGGCTCAGCCGGATCTCCCCGCGCAGTGCGACGGCCGCGGCCAACGTCACGGGCAGGAGCATCCACGGGCTGAGAACGGCCAGCGTGCCGACGAACCCGGCGAGCATGAGCGCGCCCTGGGCGCCGCCGAGCCCGCCGCTGATGACCTCCGACGGGCCGGACGGCCCGGTGTCGGCGGCCAGCGAGAGACGGTCGTGGAACCTCGGGTCCTCGAAGCGGCGCAGGCCCGGGATCCTGCCGATCGCGGCGTAGAGGCGTTCACGTGCGGTCAGGTCGATCGCGCGTTTCATCTCCGCCTCCGCGAACTGCACGGCCTGGGGCAGGACGGCGGCGGCCACACCGGTCAGGGCCAGCAGGAGCACCGGGAGCAGCACGGGCCGGCCGGCCGTGGCGGTCAGGCGGTCGAGCACGGTCTTGGTCAGCCACGCCGCCGTCACCGGCACGACACTGGCCACGACGGCGAGGGCGACCCGGAGCAGCAACCGTCCGGGGCCGGACGCCCAGGCCATCGCCAGCGAGGCGCCGACCGAGGCCAGGGCGGAGTGGGTCGTGTCGTCGTCCGGACCGGTCATACCGGCGCGGTATCCGGAATGCGCTCGGCGGTCGCGTAGCTCGCCACCATCGTGTCGCCGGACAGCAGCGCGAACGCCGGCAGGGCGCCGACACCGAAGGCCGTGACGAGGGGACCGCCCTCCTCCGTCTCGGTCAGGACCCGGGCCACCGGTCTGAGCTGGTCGCACAGCTCACCGGCCCCCGGCGACGAGCCGAGGACGATGGCCAGGACCTGGTGACGGCCGCCCGCGGCGGCCTCGGCACGGCTGATGAAGTCCGGGAGGCCGGCCTCGCAGGACGGGCATCCGGGCGCCAGGAACCCGATCAGCGTGGATCCGTTCAGGTCCGCCCTCGACACCGGTTCGCCGTCCACGGCCGTCACCGTGAAGTCGCCCACCCGCTCGCCCGGCGGCACGCCGAGCGGCGCGGGCTCGGCCCGGCCAGGGGCCTTCTCCGCCAGCATCCGGGAATGGTCGTTCAGGCGGCGGATGACGCCGAGCATCAGGGCGATGTTGATCAGGCACAGGACACCGACGACCGCCGTCATGGGGTCTCCTCACGGGCCCGTGGCCGCGGGCCCGTGCTCACGGGCCGGGCCAGCGTGATGATCTCTTCCAGGTTGATCAGCAGCAGGGCGCCCGCGACGCCCGCGGTGGCCGCGAGGACCCACGCGGAGCCGAACGGCGCGGGTCCGGCCGAGGTGGTGGTCATGACGAGGCCGCCGGCCGCGGCCACGAGCAGGGTCAGGTTGCGGGCGAGGTGTGCCGTACCGGGCGGGTGGCGGCCGGCGCCGAAGCAGCGGCACGGCACCCTGACCCGCCGGCGGATCATCGACTGGACGCTCGCGGTGAGGACGATGAGCAGCACCGTCGCCACCATGAACCCGGCCGGGACGAGCGGGGGGACCACCATGGCCACCGCCGTCGCGGCCTCGGCGGCCACGGCCACGACCGCGACCGCAGGCGCCAGACGCGAGGGGACTCCAGCACTGGCCGACAGCCAGTGCTGGAAGTCCGCGTACGCGGCCCGGCCGGTGACCTTGGCGGCCGTCGAGGTGCCGAACGCCACCACGATGACCGCCTGACAGCCCACCGTAAGTGAGGACGTCACATCGGACACGCGCACTCCTCGTCCGGACCGTCAGTACCCGACCTGGGTCACCTCGCCTCGCTCGAACGGGCCGCCCCGCATGAGGAGCTCAGCCATGCACTCGCCCATCTCCAGGCCGAGGTCGAAGTGCATCCACATGAACTGACCCGCCGGGTTGACCTCCAGGAAGATGTACTCCCCGTCCGGCGTGACGATGAAGTCCACCGCGCCGTAGACCGCGCCGAGCTCGGCGAACAACGCCTGGGTCTTCTTGATGATCTCGTCGGGCAGTGGCTGGTAGTCGCCGTAGGGCAGGGAGGCCTGCTCGCCCGCCTGACCGCGCCAGTCCACCTTCGTCGTGTCCATGTCCTGGGATTTGATCGTCACCGGGAAGTAGGTGTTCCCGATCACGGTGAGCCGCACCTCGTAGGCCTTGTCGACGTACTCCTGGAACATGCACATCGTGTGGCCGACGCGGTCGAGGTGCTCGCGGATCTCGTCCCCGACCACCGTCGTCAGCAACCCACCGGGGAACGCGCCCGGATAGTGGATCACTCCGCCGGTGAACGACTTGTAGACGATGGGCCGGTCGGCACTGTCGAGCAGCGCACTGACCTCCTGCGGATCGTTGGTCAGCAACGTCCTCGGCACGCGGAACCCGAGCCGCTTCGCCAGCTCCAGCTGGTACGGCTTCAGCTCCCCGATCGCGTCGATGTCCGGCCGGTTGACCCACAGGCAGTTGGTCGCGCGCAGGATGCCGCCGATGCCCTGCATCGCCTCTTTGCGTGCGTAGATCCTCTCTGGTTCGCCCATCTCGGGGCCGAAGTCGAACCCGGTCGGGCGGCGGTACCAAACGCCCGCGAGCCGATCGAGATCGACCTCACGGTCGCGGTCGCGCAACAACCGCCGCCTGTCGTCGAAGTCGGAGGTCGTGAAGCTCAACCGTCGCGGAAAGTAGCTCAGGTCGACGCGTACGACCTCGGCGCCCCGCTCCGAGAGAGTCCGGATGACGGGGTCGACGGTCGGATCGAATTCCTGGGTCAGGATGAGGACGCAGGGCGTCGGCGACGAGGTCATCGATCAGGCGCACACGTCGTCTCTGCAGGTGTCACTGCCCGCATAGCAACTGGTCGAGGTGTTCGTGGAGATGCCGGCGGTGGTGGTGCCGGGCGGGAACGTCCAGGTCTGCGTGTCCTGGTCGTAGTGGCCGCCCATGGGCTCGGACACCTGGCCGTCCCACTCGGCGTACAGGTAGGCGAGCGGCTGCTCGCGGGGGTCGGCCGGCGGTGCGAGTTCGACGTGGTGGCCGGCCAGGAATGAGAGCGACGTGTTCAGCGGTTCCCGGGTGAGTGTGTCGGACATGAGGGATCCTCCTCGTTCCTCGCCGGCTGTTCCGGCGACGTCGACTGGGTGAGACCGAAGATTCCGGTCACCTCTCCGGAGAATGACCACACCAGGTTGGCCTCGTCGTAGTGCCCGGCCGTGAAGGTGAGGTCCTGCTCGGGTTCGCCATCGGGTACCTGCTCGTACAGGTACGCCAGGGGGGAGTCGCGAGCCAGCCGCCGGCGTTCGCGCAGATCGGCGGGGACCGCCCGGACGATGAGTGAGCCCTCGTGGAGCTCGGGCGGATCGAAGCGGAGGAAAGGCGGGGCGGCGGCGATGACGTTCGAGCGGGCCTCGGCGCCCGGCGCTGCGATCACGGCTGCATTGTCACCGACCCTCGCTCGCGGTTCGCTCTCAGTTCGCTCTCAACGGCTGCCGGGAACCGTGGAGGGCTCGTTGTTCAGGGTGGTCAGTCCGGTCGAGAGGCGGGTCGGTTCCGCGGGGACGGCCGGTGTGTGGGCCAAGCCGTCAGGGCCAGCTCGGCGACCTGGATGAGTTCGGTCCTGCCGGCTCCGTCCCGGGCGCGTTGTGACATCCCTTGGATGACGGCGGCGAAGTATCCGGCCAGGGCATGGGGGTCGGTGTCGCCGGGTAGTTCTCCTGCCTGTCGCGCGGCGGTGAGACGGTCCTGGAAGACCCTGAGGTTGGCGTTGCGCAGGTCGCGCAGGAACGCCTCGACGTCGGCGTCCTGGACGGCGACGTTGG
It encodes:
- a CDS encoding chorismate mutase, with the translated sequence MSDNPLDEIRAEIDRLDRRLVTLLAEREGLVRRAGRLKADTDAVRAPGRVEQVVAKARALATEAGASPDVTERTYRAMIAAFIDLELTTFREPPGV
- a CDS encoding IlvD/Edd family dehydratase, producing the protein MAGTPRSQDWYSGTDRNAFIHRAWMRRGLPSDAFDGRPHIAIANTASDLSPCNSHLGEVAASVKAGVWAAGGIPLELPVPSLGETQLRPTAMLFRNLAAMAAEEMIRANPVDGVVLLGGCDKTIPALLMAAASVDLPALVVPGGPMLTGHFRGTPLGCGTDVWRLSEEVRAGTLSQDRFLEAESSMIRSRGHCNTMGTASTMACVAEALGMTLPGVAGIPAPDSRLLERAHEAGTAIMEMVAEDRRPSTVLSRGSFLNAIVALAAIGGSTNAVVHLLAIAGRAGIPLTLDDFDHAGAKVPLLVDLQPAGAHLMEDFHRAGGLRAVLAEVADLLDGSALMVTGRPIGEGLAEAEIHDETVIRRRTSPLQEEAGIAVLRGNLCPDGAVVKPAAASPSLLRHRGRAVVFDSIEDMRAALDDPDLDVDEDSVLVLRGCGPKGYPGMPEVGNMPLPAKLLARGVRDMVRISDARMSGTAYGTVVLHTAPESAAGGPLGKVRTGDMIVLDVAARRLDVDLPEGELEAREPASGAAHAAPVRGWERLYIDHVLQADKGADLDFLTGSSGSEVRRESH
- a CDS encoding maleylpyruvate isomerase N-terminal domain-containing protein, giving the protein MTDQEALSTSYRDVVAALRNIGAEEEWLPTGCAGWTVRDLLFHLRGDAQRALVALASPAGTAPDTDAVSYWRRWRPGTDAARASLRMVRISASVYPGLRPILDSYAETAEAVVYAAVHTDPELPVRTQGRVLRAGDLVRTLVVEAAVHHLDLVVALDRPLPSAGPLRVVRETLDGLLGEPLPLSWDDVTYARTGTGRAGVSEQDRIALGPLADRLPLFG
- a CDS encoding ABC transporter ATP-binding protein; translation: MTGPDDDTTHSALASVGASLAMAWASGPGRLLLRVALAVVASVVPVTAAWLTKTVLDRLTATAGRPVLLPVLLLALTGVAAAVLPQAVQFAEAEMKRAIDLTARERLYAAIGRIPGLRRFEDPRFHDRLSLAADTGPSGPSEVISGGLGGAQGALMLAGFVGTLAVLSPWMLLPVTLAAAVALRGEIRLSRYRARTIWRLGTSTRREFFYAQLLTSMSAAKEVRLYGLGGLFGTRMLTELAHINAQRSRMGRRELAVQGTYAFLGALVAGAGLVWAVNAARAGRLTVGDVSVFIAAVAGVQTGLTIVISSTGRMHEAMILFGHYRHVVGAGPDLPGPPDGGAGRPVRPLRTGIELRDVWFRYGDDLPWILRGVTMTIPAGHATALVGPNGAGKSTLVKLLCRFYDPTRGAVLWDGVDIRELPVDVLRRRIGTVFQDYMAYDLSAADNIGVGNLDAMADRERIVAAARRAGCDPALEALPRGYDTMLSRAFESTEYDDPGSGVILSGGQWQRVAIARALLRDDTDLLILDEPSAGLDAEAESEVHRRLREHRAGRTSLLISHRLSTVRDAEAIVVLSGGVVAEQGGHDDLLAAGGIYAGLFELQASGYRDDVRS
- a CDS encoding TlpA family protein disulfide reductase, whose product is MTAVVGVLCLINIALMLGVIRRLNDHSRMLAEKAPGRAEPAPLGVPPGERVGDFTVTAVDGEPVSRADLNGSTLIGFLAPGCPSCEAGLPDFISRAEAAAGGRHQVLAIVLGSSPGAGELCDQLRPVARVLTETEEGGPLVTAFGVGALPAFALLSGDTMVASYATAERIPDTAPV
- a CDS encoding MauE/DoxX family redox-associated membrane protein, with protein sequence MSDVTSSLTVGCQAVIVVAFGTSTAAKVTGRAAYADFQHWLSASAGVPSRLAPAVAVVAVAAEAATAVAMVVPPLVPAGFMVATVLLIVLTASVQSMIRRRVRVPCRCFGAGRHPPGTAHLARNLTLLVAAAGGLVMTTTSAGPAPFGSAWVLAATAGVAGALLLINLEEIITLARPVSTGPRPRAREETP
- a CDS encoding MvdC/MvdD family ATP grasp protein, with translation MTSSPTPCVLILTQEFDPTVDPVIRTLSERGAEVVRVDLSYFPRRLSFTTSDFDDRRRLLRDRDREVDLDRLAGVWYRRPTGFDFGPEMGEPERIYARKEAMQGIGGILRATNCLWVNRPDIDAIGELKPYQLELAKRLGFRVPRTLLTNDPQEVSALLDSADRPIVYKSFTGGVIHYPGAFPGGLLTTVVGDEIREHLDRVGHTMCMFQEYVDKAYEVRLTVIGNTYFPVTIKSQDMDTTKVDWRGQAGEQASLPYGDYQPLPDEIIKKTQALFAELGAVYGAVDFIVTPDGEYIFLEVNPAGQFMWMHFDLGLEMGECMAELLMRGGPFERGEVTQVGY